A genome region from Primulina eburnea isolate SZY01 chromosome 9, ASM2296580v1, whole genome shotgun sequence includes the following:
- the LOC140840723 gene encoding uncharacterized protein — protein sequence MIDAASGGALVNKTPQEARALISNMAANAQQFSTRQDNPLRPVNEVSVTPIDQKLDSFTSLLEKLDARQGQQETRASIQNLGTQITQIATSVSKLEAQNSGKLPSQTVVNPKENASIMVLRSGKEIDQKNTSPTRDTEEKSTNEEIEGESEKQPKVNSNSFSSTISNAVVPSFPSRLEKSKKLDYEKEVLEIFRKVEINIPLIDAIKQIPRYAKSLKDLCTNKRRFKSDEKVSLGGSVSAVIKNSLPNKCKDPGVVEDVLVQECFEETYEIDNFHMQAQLEMEGELAEAWEISETDEESQTVVPNLETEILIPHNKLLPSVLLAPKLELKDLPDHLKYIYLGDNETLSVIILKRLTKEQEERLTTILREHKTAIGWTLADIKSTSPSICMHRIRLEDDAKSVREFQRKPSPVMKEVVMKKILKLLDEGIIYPISDSKWIVIAQEDQEKTTFTCLFGRLAYRRMPFGLCNAPGIVLGHVVSSRGIEVDKAKVELITNLRYPTNVKGIRGFLGHAGFYRMFIKDFSKISLPMSKLLQKDVLFEFGEDCKEAFNNLKNMLTIAPNIQPPDWNLPFEIMCDANNYAVGTVLGQKVDKKTSKYLLTKKESKPRLRRLILLLQEFDIEIKDRKGIENPVADHLSRLVNEDNVLPVSEFFPDEQLFQVKGMNPWYADIVNYLVTGILPNDLSKSGKVKIRCETYLKLNISRS from the exons ATGATTGATGCTGCAAGTGGAGGTGCACTGGTAAACAAAACGCCTCAAGAGGCACGAGCTCTAATCTCCAACATGGCTGCCAATGCACAACAATTCAGTACTAGGCAAGACAACCCTCTGCGACCAGTCAATGAGGTAAGTGTTACTCCTATCGAtcaaaaattagattcttttacATCTCTTTTGGAAAAGTTGGATGCAAGACAGGGGCAACAG GAAACGAGGGCCAGCATTCAGAATCTAGGAACCCAGATCACTCAGATCGCTACATCAGTCAGCAAGTTGGAAGCTCAAAATTCTGGAAAACTACCGTCGCAGACGGTGGTTAATCCAAAAGAAAATGCAAGTATCATGGTATTGAGGAGTGGGAAGGAGATCGACCAAAAGAACACTTCACCAACAAGAGATACTGAAGAAAAAAGCACAAATGAAGAGATCGAAGGAGAATCTGAGAAACAACCAAAGGTAAATTCTAATTCTTTCTCATCTACTATTTCTAATGCGGTTGTCCCTTCATTTCCTTCCAGGTTGGAAAAATCCAAAAAATTGGACTACGAGAAAGAAGTGTTGGAAATCTTTAGAAAGGTGGAGATCAATATTCCTCTTATAGATGCCATCAAACAAATTCCAAGGTATGctaaatctttaaaagatttgtGCACTAACAAAAGGAGGTTTAAAAGTGATGAAAAAGTAAGCCTGGGGGGAAGTGTGTCCGCGGTTATTAAAAATTCACTGCCAAACAAATGCAAGGATCCAG GAGTTGTGGAGGATGTTCTGGTGCAG GAATGTTTTGAGGAGACATATGagattgacaattttcacatGCAAGCACAGTTGGAGATGGAGGGAGAGTTAGCCGAAGCTTGGGAAATTTCGGAAACTGATGAGGAATCACAAACTGTGGTTCCAAATTTAGAAACTGAAATATTAATCCCTCATAATAAATTGCTACCCTCTGTTTTATTGGCACCAAAATTGGAATTGAAAGATTTGCCAGATCATTTGAAGTATATTTATTTGGGAGACAATGAAACTTTGTCTGTGATCATCTTGAAGAGGTTAACTAAAGAGCAAGAAGAGAGATTAACCACAATTCTCAGAGAACATAAGACCGCAATTGGTTGGACATTGGCGGACATCAAAAGCACAAGTCCTTCCATTTGCATGCATCGAATTCGTTTAGAGGACGATGCCAAATCGGTAAGAGAATTCCAAAGAAAACCGAGTCCGGTAATGAAAGAAGTGGTAATGAAAAAGATTCTCAAGCTTTTAGATGAAGGCATAATCTATCCTATTTCGGATAGTAAATGG ATAGTCATTGCTCaggaggatcaggagaagacaACTTTTACATGCCTCTTTGGAAGATTGGCCTACAGACGTATGCCTTTTGGACTTTGTAATGCTCCAG GCATTGTGTTAGGACATGTGGTTTCCTCTAGGGGTATTGAGGTAGATAAAGCAAAGGTTGAATTAATCACAAATTTACGCTACCCCACTAATGTTAAGGGAATTCGAGGTTTTCTTGGACATGCAGGTTTTTATCGCATGTTTATTAaggatttctcaaagatttctCTACCGATGTCCAAGTTGCTCCAAAAAGATGTACTTTTTGAGTTTGGAGAAGATTGCAAGGAGGCTTTTAACAATCTAAAAAACATGTTGACCATCGCGCCTAATATCCAACCACCTGACTGGAATTTGCCCTTTGAAATCATGTGTGATGCAAACAATTATGCTGTGGGGACTGTTCTAGGCCAGAAAGTTGATAAGAAGA CATCGAAATATCTGTTGACGAAAAAAGAGTCAAAACCGAGGTTGAGAAGGTTGATACTCTTACTCCAAGAATTCGACATCGAGATCAAGGATCGGAAAGGAATTGAGAATCCAGTAGCTGATCATCTGAGTAGATTGGTGAACGAAGATAATGTTTTGCCTGTTTCCGAATTTTTTCCTGATGAGCAGCTATTTCAAGTGAAAGGTATGAATCCCTGGTATGCAGACATAGTTAATTATTTGGTTACCGGAATTTTACCTAATGATCTTAGCAAATCTGGTAAAGTGAAAATTCGTTGTGAGACTTACCTGAAATTGAACATAAGTCGATCTTGA